AAATGACTTTTCATATGCTCTGTCTCTTTTCATTTCGGGGGAATAATTTTTCAGAATGGTTTTTACAAATTCAGGATCCTTATCAAGGATAAAATTCAGCAGGCTTCTTAAGGTGAAATATTCCGTGCTGTAGCGCAGTTCAGGATTCCCTGACCGGATACCGATTAAATAACCGATAAAGTTCGCTTCCTGTTCTCTTGCAAAGCCCAGCTGGTGTGAGCTCTCATGAGCAGACGTAAAAGGGATCAGAGTATTCGGCAGCCGGGAATTGAATTGAGATTCTGCAGTAAAAGGATTGTAGTATCCTGAAATGCCTGTAAAGTTCATCACATTCCCAAACAGACTCGGCTTAAAAGCGTTGATTTCCGGTGCTCTTTTATCTGAAATATACTTAGGAAGCCTGTGCTGCTGCTTAAGGATTTCTTTCTGGACCGCTTTCAGATCGGTAATCATAAAAATCCCGTTCTTATCTTCCTGTACCAGTTCCCTTGTTTTCCTGCATTTTTCCAGATATCTTACAGCCAGCAGTTTGGCATGCTCTACCGTAGGCTGATTCCGGGTTGTCAGTTTTTTAATAACCGGAGTCTGGAAATACAGCATCCCCCAAAATATCTGGTAGATGAAGTAGATAACATTAAAGAGGATAAAAAGCTTTAACAAAGCATTGCCCCGGGTCTTTCTTTTAAAACATCCGACGATAAGACATGTAAGTGCGATGCCTAAAAGCACATAAAGAACATCTCCAAAAGAAAACGGGATCCACGAGAACAGTTTTTGATGGACTGCCTTCTGAATTTCAAAAAACCATTCAAAAAAAGCAATCATCAGTCCTGATTTCGAAAATATATAAAACAAAAGAAATTGGGCAAGTAATAAACCTGCCCAAAACCTTTTCTTCGAAAAAAATATCTTTTTAGTGTCCACTTGATGTAGATTCTTCCATTTCTATTCCCTGTCTTCTTAAAATTCTTGGGGTAACCAACCCGTAAAAAGCAATGTAAACAAAACAAAGGATTGGGATTACATATGAAAAATGGGTCCAGGTGAGCCCCATGATTCCTTCAGGGCTGGATTTGTCAAAGTCACAGATCCATCCCTGTATCAGAGGGATAATACCTCCTCCAAGGATCATCATCACCAGGAAAGAAGATGCTTTTCCGGTATTCTTCCCAAGCCCTGCAATGGCAAGGTCAAAAATAGACGGCCACATAATCGAGCAGAAAAGGCCTCCTGAAATAAAGAAATATTTGGCGATTTCCTTATCCGGATACACAAGTCCTAAAAACATCATTAAGATACCGGCCACACCGAATATCATAAGCGTTCTGCCCGGGTTTTTACCGCCGATAAAGCTCATGATAATAAATGCCACGATCCAGATCGCATAAATATAGAATGAGGAAACATCCTTACCGCTCAGTTCGTTCGCAACGATAATAATACCGAATGCGATGAAAGGCACAATAAATTTCAGGATCATGTTAGTTGTTTTCGAAATATTGAAAACATTGATACTTCCGTTCCATCGGCCGATCATTAAGCTTCCCCAGTATAAAGAAACAAACGGTGCAATGTTATGTTCTAAAACCCCGCCGAATTCTTTGGTGTGCAAAAGCGCAGGCAGGTTACTGATGATGGAAACTTCTACGCCCACATAAATAAAGATAGCGAGCATACCCAGATACAGTTGGGGATAGTTAAAAATATTGAATTTGGTATCTGAAGCATCTGTTTTAACTTCTTCGTCTTTAGCAGGATCTTCAATTTTTGAGAAAAGCATGAAAATGGCCACTAAAATAAATGCAATACCCAGAATAATAAAAGGGATCTTAACCATTTTAAGGTTCTCTTTTACAAATCCAAGCGGGTAGGAAATATTGGTCGATTTCTGCTTGATTTCGCTCAGCTTTGCATTATAGGTATCAACCTTTGAATCAGCAGCAGTGGGATCCTGGTCTATGGCGACAATCTGATTGTTCAGTTCACTGATGTTCTGTTCTAATTTTGTAACCGTTTCATTAATGGAAGCCGGGTCATCCTGCGTATCTTTTTTCAGTTCTGCAATATTGGCATTAAGCTCATTTTTATGCGTTACATATTCATTTTTTACGATCTCGATTTTCGTAAGGTTGTCATTTTTAACGGATTCCTCTTTATTCCCCATTCCGAAAAGGGCAATCCCTACCAGGATCGGGCCTATGGTGGTTCCTAAAGAATTGATTCCGCCGGCCAGAGTAAGGCGGTGTGCACCTGTTCGCGGGCTTCCCATCTTAATGGCTAACGGATTTGCAACAATCTGCTGTACCGAAAAGCCTAGACCTACAATAAATAAAGCCGTAAGAAAAAACCAGAAGCTGGCAGCCGAAGCAGCCGGGACAAATAAGAATGCTCCCAGAGAAGAAAGGCCTAATCCTACAGCCAGTGTCTTTTTGTAACCGAATTTTTGAAGAATATCACTTTTTAAAGAAATCAGGAAAAATATAACCGATCCCACAAAATAAGCAACATAAAATGCCCAAGCCACAAGCTGGCTCTGCACCTGGGACAGGACAAACCATTTCTTGAATACCGGGATTAGAATATCATTACTTGCCGCCACAAATCCCCAGAAAAAGAAGACAACAATTAAAGATAAAAATTGAGACCACTTGGTCTGCTGTTGATTTGCATCCATATCATAAAAATTAAGAAAAACAAATATATATTATTTCTTCCGATTATTGTGTTCCAGCAAGGTTTTTTTTATTGTCTCAAAAGAAGACATTTTAAGTTCTTTCGGTGAAGCCGAAGGATCTAGGATGCCGTTGAAATAAACTTTCGCCTTGCCGGGATACCCTTCTGAACTTTTAAACGGAAATATTTCCTTTAACCCGATAAAAGTAAAAACAACGATAGGGGAATGGTGCTTTGAAGACAGAGTAAACGCACCGTCTTTAAACTCATCCAGGATAACGGAAGTGTCGTCCGGGACACCGCCTTCCGGAAAAATGACAATACTGTTTCCTTCTTCCATCTTTTCGGCACATCTCCGGTAGACATCCGCACGGCTTCTGGCGCTTTTACGGTCTACCATGACACAGATCCTTTTGTATATCGTTCCGAAAATCGGGATTTTCACCAGTTCCTTCTTTCCTACAAAGCATACCGGATGATCGGCACACAGAATGCACATCAGCATAATATCCATAATGGAAGTGTGGTTGGAAATGAAAACATACTGCTTGTTCTTATCAAGCTTCTGCCGGGAAAGCGGATGCAGCTCATACCGTAAACCCATCCCGAAGAACATGCAGTAGCTCCAGTATCTGATGAACCGGTATGCATAACGGTAGTGCTTTTTATTAAAAGATAAAATATAGACAGGAATTCCGAAAAGGATCGTGAAAACAAAGGCAATCAGGAAAAGCCAGGCT
The sequence above is a segment of the Chryseobacterium sp. JJR-5R genome. Coding sequences within it:
- a CDS encoding DUF3810 domain-containing protein, with the translated sequence MIAFFEWFFEIQKAVHQKLFSWIPFSFGDVLYVLLGIALTCLIVGCFKRKTRGNALLKLFILFNVIYFIYQIFWGMLYFQTPVIKKLTTRNQPTVEHAKLLAVRYLEKCRKTRELVQEDKNGIFMITDLKAVQKEILKQQHRLPKYISDKRAPEINAFKPSLFGNVMNFTGISGYYNPFTAESQFNSRLPNTLIPFTSAHESSHQLGFAREQEANFIGYLIGIRSGNPELRYSTEYFTLRSLLNFILDKDPEFVKTILKNYSPEMKRDRAYEKSFIMKHQGWLDDFFGFTNNLFLKGNQQDGSVTYSYFIDLLLNYERPEK
- a CDS encoding MFS transporter, with protein sequence MDANQQQTKWSQFLSLIVVFFFWGFVAASNDILIPVFKKWFVLSQVQSQLVAWAFYVAYFVGSVIFFLISLKSDILQKFGYKKTLAVGLGLSSLGAFLFVPAASAASFWFFLTALFIVGLGFSVQQIVANPLAIKMGSPRTGAHRLTLAGGINSLGTTIGPILVGIALFGMGNKEESVKNDNLTKIEIVKNEYVTHKNELNANIAELKKDTQDDPASINETVTKLEQNISELNNQIVAIDQDPTAADSKVDTYNAKLSEIKQKSTNISYPLGFVKENLKMVKIPFIILGIAFILVAIFMLFSKIEDPAKDEEVKTDASDTKFNIFNYPQLYLGMLAIFIYVGVEVSIISNLPALLHTKEFGGVLEHNIAPFVSLYWGSLMIGRWNGSINVFNISKTTNMILKFIVPFIAFGIIIVANELSGKDVSSFYIYAIWIVAFIIMSFIGGKNPGRTLMIFGVAGILMMFLGLVYPDKEIAKYFFISGGLFCSIMWPSIFDLAIAGLGKNTGKASSFLVMMILGGGIIPLIQGWICDFDKSSPEGIMGLTWTHFSYVIPILCFVYIAFYGLVTPRILRRQGIEMEESTSSGH
- a CDS encoding lysophospholipid acyltransferase family protein yields the protein MAAKILNYLWRAWLFLIAFVFTILFGIPVYILSFNKKHYRYAYRFIRYWSYCMFFGMGLRYELHPLSRQKLDKNKQYVFISNHTSIMDIMLMCILCADHPVCFVGKKELVKIPIFGTIYKRICVMVDRKSARSRADVYRRCAEKMEEGNSIVIFPEGGVPDDTSVILDEFKDGAFTLSSKHHSPIVVFTFIGLKEIFPFKSSEGYPGKAKVYFNGILDPSASPKELKMSSFETIKKTLLEHNNRKK